One window of Drosophila busckii strain San Diego stock center, stock number 13000-0081.31 chromosome 3L, ASM1175060v1, whole genome shotgun sequence genomic DNA carries:
- the LOC108599694 gene encoding probable G-protein coupled receptor Mth-like 14 isoform X2, protein MKLYSVLIYMCLLAVGIKAELEPSEKTHPTIETTTLVQAPTESTKAASAIYTPLATTFTTNVISASTHSPDIHSSTTVNDTNAKSTPSNCSQREKSRAQPTTDSNSRLRKCCPLGENLNYFRENQSESMCDTEVLSFNPTIINAVLYDNCIEDLEIPTSLPYEIGNPCNSSFQYDNEEEDFFILQDGSLLIIDKNGNESYTVQQNYCLDQDKSGRVLVFVCITQVEEISKAKIITVAMLMLVSIPCLLLVTYLHLTLKLLRNIHGWSVALMSLCLACGYFVFSVVHIYGISPGGFIGYVIQFFILSFYFWFFCICCNVLLNIWYKLPNYVQLNKIWIGINFGTYCVFSVIGPAIFVSLTVQKGLQGMPSYFMQGLTESIRESQRYFIPPVSTLLGLSFLVMVAVFFGFQRIKTEGYLRANDEDDQQESTVVPRQFEREKYEDVKKDAKCVALLGIIIILAWLFEIITFYSPGQEAYLLLCDMINALQGLWIMLIFLVVRRRRTIILRWWYDRGSHSIADDTELQIVNNNKTVNPT, encoded by the exons atgAAACTATATAGTGTGCTAATATATATGTGCTTGCTAGCAGTTGGTATTAAAGCTGAGCTTGAACCTTCTGAAAAAAc CCATCCAACAATAGAGACAACAACTTTAGTCCAAGCTCCAACCGAAAGTACGaaagcagcatcagcaataTATACGCcattagcaacaacatttaCCACTAATGTTATTAGTGCAAGCACGCATTCCCCGGATATCCATAGCAGTACTACAGTCAATGATACCAATGCCAAATCAACGCCCTCGAATTGCTCACAAAGAGAGAAATCAAGAGCTCAGCCCACAACAGATTCAAATTCTCGTTTGCGCAAGTGCTGTCCGCTAGGAGAGAACTTGAACTATTTTCGCGAAAATCAAAGTGAATCCATGTGCGATACCGAAGTGTTGAGCTTCAACCCCACCATCATCAATGCAGTGCTATATGACAATTGTATCGAAGACTTGGAAATACCTACTTCGCTACCTTACGAGATTGGAAATCCATGCAATAG CTCGTTTCAATACGACAATGAGGAAGAggatttttttatattgcaagaTGGCTCGCTCTTGATCATTGATAAAAATGGTAATGAGTCCTACACGGTGCagcaaaattattgcttagATCAAGATAAATCCGGTCGTGTGCTGGTCTTTGTTTGCATTACCCAGGTCGAAGAGATCTCCAAAGCCAAAATCATAACAGTGGCGATGCTTATGCTAGTCAGCATACCTTGTCTGCTTTTGGTTACTTATCTTCATCTAACATTGAAACTATTGCGCAATATTCACGGTTGGTCCGTGGCGCTTATGTCCCTCTGCTTGGCCTGCGGCTATTTTGTGTTCTCCGTGGTGCACATCTACGGCATATCTCCGGGCGGTTTTATCGGCTATGTCATACAGTTCTTCATATTGAGTTTCTATTTCTGGTTTTtctgcatttgctgcaatgTGCTTTTGAACATTTGGTACAAGCTTCCGAATTACGTGCAGTTGAACAAAATTTGGATTGGCATCAACTTTGGCACATATTGTGTGTTTTCTGTCATCGGACCCGCTATATTCGTCTCATTGACTGTTCAAAAAGGACTACAGGGCATGCCATCGTATTTCATGCAGGGCCTTACGGAGTCCATTCGAGAATCGCAACGGTACTTTATTCCACCAGTTTCCACGCTGCTTGGCCTCAGCTTTCTG GTAATGGTTGCAGTCTTTTTTGGCTTTCAACGCATTAAAACTGAAGGCTACTTGCGTGCTAATGATGAGGATGACCAACAAGAGTCTACGGTGGTACCACGGCAGTTTGAAAGGGAAAAATACGAGGATGTCAAAAAGGA TGCTAAGTGCGTGGCCTTACTGGGCATAATCATAATTTTAGCCTGgttgtttgaaattattacattttactCACCTGGCCAGGAAG CGTATCTTTTGCTCTGTGATATGATAAATGCACTTCAGGGACTGTGGATAATGCTTATATTTCTTGTGGTGCGCAGGCGGCGTACTATAATCCTACGTTGGTGGTATGATCGCGGTTCGCATTCTATAGCCGATGATACCGAATTGCAAATtgtgaataataataaaacggTGAATCCTACGTAG
- the LOC108599694 gene encoding probable G-protein coupled receptor Mth-like 14 isoform X1, translating to MKLYSVLIYMCLLAVGIKAELEPSEKTHPTIETTTLVQAPTESTKAASAIYTPLATTFTTNVISASTHSPDIHSSTTVNDTNAKSTPSNCSQREKSRAQPTTDSNSRLRKCCPLGENLNYFRENQSESMCDTEVLSFNPTIINAVLYDNCIEDLEIPTSLPYEIGNPCNSVHFFSSFQYDNEEEDFFILQDGSLLIIDKNGNESYTVQQNYCLDQDKSGRVLVFVCITQVEEISKAKIITVAMLMLVSIPCLLLVTYLHLTLKLLRNIHGWSVALMSLCLACGYFVFSVVHIYGISPGGFIGYVIQFFILSFYFWFFCICCNVLLNIWYKLPNYVQLNKIWIGINFGTYCVFSVIGPAIFVSLTVQKGLQGMPSYFMQGLTESIRESQRYFIPPVSTLLGLSFLVMVAVFFGFQRIKTEGYLRANDEDDQQESTVVPRQFEREKYEDVKKDAKCVALLGIIIILAWLFEIITFYSPGQEAYLLLCDMINALQGLWIMLIFLVVRRRRTIILRWWYDRGSHSIADDTELQIVNNNKTVNPT from the exons atgAAACTATATAGTGTGCTAATATATATGTGCTTGCTAGCAGTTGGTATTAAAGCTGAGCTTGAACCTTCTGAAAAAAc CCATCCAACAATAGAGACAACAACTTTAGTCCAAGCTCCAACCGAAAGTACGaaagcagcatcagcaataTATACGCcattagcaacaacatttaCCACTAATGTTATTAGTGCAAGCACGCATTCCCCGGATATCCATAGCAGTACTACAGTCAATGATACCAATGCCAAATCAACGCCCTCGAATTGCTCACAAAGAGAGAAATCAAGAGCTCAGCCCACAACAGATTCAAATTCTCGTTTGCGCAAGTGCTGTCCGCTAGGAGAGAACTTGAACTATTTTCGCGAAAATCAAAGTGAATCCATGTGCGATACCGAAGTGTTGAGCTTCAACCCCACCATCATCAATGCAGTGCTATATGACAATTGTATCGAAGACTTGGAAATACCTACTTCGCTACCTTACGAGATTGGAAATCCATGCAATAG tgTTCACTTTTTCAGCTCGTTTCAATACGACAATGAGGAAGAggatttttttatattgcaagaTGGCTCGCTCTTGATCATTGATAAAAATGGTAATGAGTCCTACACGGTGCagcaaaattattgcttagATCAAGATAAATCCGGTCGTGTGCTGGTCTTTGTTTGCATTACCCAGGTCGAAGAGATCTCCAAAGCCAAAATCATAACAGTGGCGATGCTTATGCTAGTCAGCATACCTTGTCTGCTTTTGGTTACTTATCTTCATCTAACATTGAAACTATTGCGCAATATTCACGGTTGGTCCGTGGCGCTTATGTCCCTCTGCTTGGCCTGCGGCTATTTTGTGTTCTCCGTGGTGCACATCTACGGCATATCTCCGGGCGGTTTTATCGGCTATGTCATACAGTTCTTCATATTGAGTTTCTATTTCTGGTTTTtctgcatttgctgcaatgTGCTTTTGAACATTTGGTACAAGCTTCCGAATTACGTGCAGTTGAACAAAATTTGGATTGGCATCAACTTTGGCACATATTGTGTGTTTTCTGTCATCGGACCCGCTATATTCGTCTCATTGACTGTTCAAAAAGGACTACAGGGCATGCCATCGTATTTCATGCAGGGCCTTACGGAGTCCATTCGAGAATCGCAACGGTACTTTATTCCACCAGTTTCCACGCTGCTTGGCCTCAGCTTTCTG GTAATGGTTGCAGTCTTTTTTGGCTTTCAACGCATTAAAACTGAAGGCTACTTGCGTGCTAATGATGAGGATGACCAACAAGAGTCTACGGTGGTACCACGGCAGTTTGAAAGGGAAAAATACGAGGATGTCAAAAAGGA TGCTAAGTGCGTGGCCTTACTGGGCATAATCATAATTTTAGCCTGgttgtttgaaattattacattttactCACCTGGCCAGGAAG CGTATCTTTTGCTCTGTGATATGATAAATGCACTTCAGGGACTGTGGATAATGCTTATATTTCTTGTGGTGCGCAGGCGGCGTACTATAATCCTACGTTGGTGGTATGATCGCGGTTCGCATTCTATAGCCGATGATACCGAATTGCAAATtgtgaataataataaaacggTGAATCCTACGTAG